The Oncorhynchus nerka isolate Pitt River linkage group LG24, Oner_Uvic_2.0, whole genome shotgun sequence genome has a window encoding:
- the LOC115107911 gene encoding ribosomal oxygenase 1-like — MEKKHVSAFELYQNALLASTPEVKTSSVKITAKKQKENGIQTPKSIKKTKRKRMGKQVKKAAQREERVERLAEEVQCGEISGVALDALLSDLAKVSNSRVRASKLFQWLIHPIPSKSFFRDAWEKKPVLIKRQNPDYYTGLFSTAEFDRILRRDDVQYGVNLDVTSYRNGKRETHNPPGRALPFTVWDFYESGCSLRMLNPQAFSSTVWNVLSILQEHFGSMAGANMYLTPPGTQGFAPHYDDIEAFVVQLEGKKHWRVYNPRSENEVLPVVSSPNFSHSEIGKPILEAVLEAGDLLYFPRGFIHQGDCLSDAHSLHITVSSYQRNSWGNLLAKVVPAALEMAMEEDVDFRGGLPVDYLTYMGVQNSDKEDPRRAQFLSRIEGLMKKLSTFAPVDAAVDQKARGYLHDCLPPMLTAEERASSVQGAPSRWENGEPVDMGVAIRGQIRVRLVRSGIARLCSDGEAVWLYYTADNSRVYHKEEPKSVEIKAEHTDAMEFLIHAYPKFVTVGSLPCKLAEDKVSLAELLFKRGLIHTAEPLQQS, encoded by the exons atggagaagaaacaTGTGTCAGCTTTTGAATTGTACCAAAATGCGCTATTAGCATCGACTCCTGAAGTTAAAACATCTTCTGTGAAG ATTACAGCAAAGAAGCAGAAGGAAAATGGTATCCAGACCCCCAAATCCATCAAAAAGACCAAAAGGAAACGGATGGGCAAGCAGGTCAAAAAAgcggcacagagagaggagagggtggagagactgGCAGAG GAGGTACAGTGTGGAGAGATTAGCGGAGTGGCACTAGATGCTCTGCTGAGTGACCTGGCTAAAGTCAGCAACAGCAGGGTGAGAGCCAGCAAACTTTTCCAGTGGCTCATCCACCCAATTCCCTCCAAGAGTTTCTTCAG AGATGCATGGGAAAAGAAGCCAGTTTTGATCAAACGTCAGAATCCAGACTATTATACGGGACTGTTCTCCACAGCAGAGTTTGATCGCATTTTAAGACGG GATGACGTTCAGTATGGGGTGAACCTGGATGTCACCAGCTACAGAAACGgcaaaagagagacacacaatccTCCAGGGAGGGCTCTCCCATTCACTGTATGGGACTTCTATGAG AGTGGTTGCTCGCTGCGTATGCTTAACCCCCAGGCCTTCTCCTCCACTGTGTGGAATGTGCTGTCCATCCTCCAGGAGCACTTTGGCAGCATGGCAGGAGCCAACAT GTATTTGACACCTCCAGGAACACAGGGCTTTGCTCCACATTACGATGATATTGAGGCCTTTGTGGTTCAGCTGGAAGGGAAGAAGCACTGGAGAGTTTACAACCCCAG GTCAGAAAATGAGGTCTTGCCTGTCGTTTCCAGTC CTAACTTTAGCCACTCAGAGATCGGGAAGCCCATCCTGGAGGCAGTCCTGGAGGCTGGGGACCTCCTCTACTTCCCCCGAGGGTTCATCCACCAGGGGGACTGCCTGTCGGATGCTCACTCCCTCCACATCACTGTCTCATCTTACCAGAGGAACAGTTGGGGAAACTTACTGGCAAAG GTGGTCCCAGCAGCCCTAGAGATGGccatggaggaggatgtggacTTCAGAGGAGGCCTGCCTGTGGATTACCTGACGTACATGGGGGTGCAGAACTCAGACAAG GAGGATCCACGCAGGGCCCAGTTCCTATCCAGAATAGAGGGTCTGATGAAGAAGCTATCAACCTTTGCCCCTGTGGAtgctgctgtggatcagaaagcTAGGGGCTATCTCCATGACTGTCTCCCCCCTATGCTCACCGCAG AGGAAAGGGCCAGCAGTGTCCAGGGAGCTCCTTCCAGGTGGGAGAATGGAGAGCCGGTGGACATGGGTGTGGCCATCAGAGGCCAGATCAGAGTCAGACTCGTCCGTTCTGGAATCGCCAG GTTATGCAGTGATGGAGAAGCAGTTTGGCTTTACTACACTGCTGACAACTCCAGAGTCTACCACAAGGAGGAGCCCAAGAGTGTTGAAATAAAAGCAGAG CACACAGATGCCATGGAGTTTCTGATCCATGCATATCCAAAGTTTGTGACAGTGGGCAGCTTGCCATGCAAGTTGGCTGAGGACAAG